The genomic region AGCCAGAGATGTGGGTCTCATGCTGGTTTCACTTCAGAACATTGGCGTGGTCAGCAGTGGCCCTTCAGTCAAAGGACAGGCACCGGTGAGACTTCGCACTGCCTGGCAATTTTATGACTGGGATCTGTCTGAGCAGATCCGGCTGCAAATCGTCAGTGAACTGAATTACGGTTTCATCACCAGACTGATCACACCCACCGTCGGAATTGAATCGACACTATACAGTCAGGTCCGGTTCCGCATGGGAGTACGTCCCACCCACACCACCAACCCATTCAGTTCGGGCCTGAGTGTCTATCACAAGTCATTCAGGGTGGATTATGCTTTCAACTATCAGGAGTCAGGTTTTACCTCAACACATGGGATAACCGTTGGCTATCAGTTCTGATTCCCACGTTTTAGTTTTGTTTTGTGGCGACCCGGCCTACGATTCACGTACCACCAAATACATCAGGGCATTTGGCCAGATTCAGGTTGCCATCCGTAATGGCATTTCCTGGTCGGTACACTCACACGGCCGGTTCCTCTCAAATTGGATTCATTGGTCCGTACAGACCCTCAGACAGGTAAAAGATCAGCCTCCGGCCGTTCTGGTCGTCATGGATATCTTCTCCGTTCCGGTTGCCCTTCTTTCTGGTCTTCCCTTCTTTTTTGACTGCCGCGAGATCAATGCCGGCGTTCATGCTTTCAGGCGGTCCCCATTTAAAAGATGGTTCTGGGGATTGATGGAAAAACTGGCATTCAGGAAATCCATTGGAATCACGACGGTCAATCATGCTCTGGCCGATCATTTTTGTCGCATTTATAGCCGTGACACTCATATTCTTCTGAATCTCCCATTGCACACAACAATCAGCGGTTTATCCGGCAGGCAGATGGCTGGTCTTCCCGATCAGGCCTGGGTGTGGGTTTATCAGGGTGCAATTTTGCCTGGACGTGGCATTGAAACGCTGATCGCCTGGATTCAGACACGACCCACCGATGAGTGGCTCCTGTTAATCGGTCCGGCACCCGCTTCTCTGATTCAGCAGACTCCACAAAACAAAATCCGCTTCACTGGTCCCCTCCCGCAGGAACGCCTGCTGGAATACACCAGTCTTGGAAATGCAGGACTGATGCTGATTGATCCTTCAGCCACCAGCTACCGGTTGTCTCTGCCAAATAAGTTTTTTGAATATTTATTTGCCGGACTTCCTGTCATATCAAGCCGGTTGCCAGTCGTTGAAACGATCCTGAACCAATATCAATGCGGATTGATAGCCGAAACCGGGGCCGATCTGAACCTGGCGGCTGATCAGTTGCGAAAAACGCCCGATACTTTCATCATGGGAACCCGGCGTGCCTGTCAGTCGTTCAGGCCGGAAGAAGCCGTTTCTGATCTGTCTGGCTGGATTACCAGACAACTGACACTTTCAGGACTTTCAGACATCTTACCAGAAAATAATCGCATTTAACCATGACATCATTATCACTTCTTCTTGCTTTTTTGTTATCATCCGCAGGCACGTCTGATACACTCAAATGGTATTCTTTTAATGAAGGACTGGCCATTGCAAAGGCAGAAAGAAAGCATGTTCTGGTTGATTTTTACACGGACTGGTGCGGTTGGTGTAAAAAAATGGATAAGGAAACTTACACCAATCAATCGGTCACCGGCACACTGAACAAGCATTTTGTCATCATCAAGGTGAATGCCGAGGACGAATCGGCCATGGCCACCTACAAGCAGTATACAGTCAGCTATCCTGAACTGACTGCCGGATTCGGTGTAACCGGATTCCCATCTACCGTGTTTCTGAATCCGGAAGGTGAGTACCTGACCATGGTTCCCGGCTACATCGATGCAAAAACCATGAAGCCGATCCTCGATTATTTCCACACCTCTTCCTACAAGACCATGTCCTTTGCCGATTTTTCGGCAAAGAAATAAAGCAGCACATCTTCCCTTTTGGCATAATGGTTGCGGATTCTCATTTTTGAGATATTCACGGCCACTGACCGCCTTTCTGTCAGTAGTCTTTCACCCCAAACAGGACAATTATGGCAAAAAAGGATAAAAACCAGGCTTCTCAGGATCAGGAAACCATAAACGACCACCCGGGA from Bacteroidota bacterium harbors:
- a CDS encoding thioredoxin family protein, with protein sequence MTSLSLLLAFLLSSAGTSDTLKWYSFNEGLAIAKAERKHVLVDFYTDWCGWCKKMDKETYTNQSVTGTLNKHFVIIKVNAEDESAMATYKQYTVSYPELTAGFGVTGFPSTVFLNPEGEYLTMVPGYIDAKTMKPILDYFHTSSYKTMSFADFSAKK